In a single window of the Rhizobiaceae bacterium genome:
- a CDS encoding peroxidase-related enzyme (This protein belongs to a clade of uncharacterized proteins related to peroxidases such as the alkylhydroperoxidase AhpD.) → MTLRPTALALEPGELSDATRAYFDKCVEKLGLIPNVLLAYAFDEKKLRAFTDMYNELMLGESGLSKLEREMIAVAVSSVNHCYYCLTAHGAAVRQLSGDPALGEMMVMNYRAADLSPRQRAMLDFSVKLTERPAEMEEADRARLREVGFSDRDIWDIAATAAFFNMSNRVAAAVDMRPNPEYHAMAR, encoded by the coding sequence ATGACGCTTCGCCCGACTGCACTGGCGCTTGAGCCCGGCGAACTGAGTGACGCCACCAGGGCGTATTTCGACAAATGCGTCGAGAAGCTCGGGCTGATCCCGAATGTGCTGCTGGCCTACGCCTTTGATGAAAAGAAGCTCAGGGCGTTCACCGACATGTACAATGAGCTGATGCTGGGCGAATCCGGCCTTTCCAAGCTGGAGCGCGAGATGATCGCGGTTGCCGTATCCTCGGTCAACCACTGCTATTATTGCCTGACCGCGCACGGCGCGGCGGTGCGGCAGCTTTCCGGCGATCCGGCGCTTGGCGAAATGATGGTGATGAACTATCGCGCCGCCGACCTTTCGCCGCGCCAAAGGGCGATGCTCGATTTTTCGGTGAAGCTGACCGAACGGCCGGCAGAGATGGAGGAGGCCGACAGGGCGCGTCTGCGCGAGGTTGGCTTCAGCGATCGCGACATCTGGGATATCGCGGCGACGGCTGCATTCTTCAACATGTCGAATCGCGTCGCCGCCGCCGTCGATATGCGCCCCAATCCGGAGTATCACGCGATGGCGCGATAG
- a CDS encoding AGE family epimerase/isomerase: MNDTATGPDWTGTAGPRLVDRPAHRRWLLSRAFELFDFFQPAAFNPAGGFFTLDELGRPNAARPAHAGVERQLHDTTRMVHCFAVASLLGLPGADRVIDHGMDFLWRRHRDSSHGGYFWAVDDETPTNPTKQAYGHAFVLLAASSAKVVGHPLADRLIGDVTEVLRTRFWEETAGATSEEYAADWSPISDYRGQNSNMHLTEALMAAHEATGDTDYLAMAGRIADLIVNRHAREQGWRVAEHFDRAWNVDIAYAGDPMFRPRGTTPGHALEWSRLLVQLWQLGGRQVEWLPEAAASLFKHTTEIGWDHSSGGFFYTLDWSDRPDQKDHFWWPCAEGIAAAAVLGTALPEPFFETWYRRIWGVVANHFIDRRNGSWLPELDAGMRPVSRVFTGRPDIYHAVQACLIPLLPADGSITRGLMKGDLQLG; the protein is encoded by the coding sequence ATGAACGACACCGCAACTGGCCCGGACTGGACAGGCACCGCAGGACCGAGGCTTGTCGACCGTCCGGCGCATCGTCGCTGGCTGCTGTCGCGCGCCTTCGAACTTTTTGACTTCTTCCAGCCGGCTGCCTTCAATCCTGCGGGCGGGTTCTTCACGCTGGACGAGCTTGGCCGGCCGAATGCCGCGCGGCCTGCCCATGCGGGCGTCGAGCGGCAACTGCACGACACCACGAGGATGGTGCATTGCTTCGCTGTCGCAAGCCTGCTCGGCCTGCCGGGCGCGGATCGCGTCATCGACCACGGCATGGACTTTCTGTGGCGCCGGCACCGCGATTCCTCTCATGGCGGCTATTTCTGGGCGGTCGACGACGAGACGCCGACCAACCCCACGAAGCAGGCATATGGGCATGCCTTCGTCCTGCTTGCGGCTTCATCGGCAAAGGTTGTCGGGCATCCGCTTGCGGACAGGCTTATCGGCGATGTCACGGAGGTGCTGCGCACGCGATTCTGGGAGGAGACGGCGGGCGCAACCTCGGAGGAATATGCTGCCGACTGGTCGCCGATCAGCGACTATCGCGGGCAGAATTCCAATATGCACCTGACCGAGGCGCTGATGGCGGCCCATGAGGCAACGGGCGATACGGACTATCTGGCGATGGCGGGCCGCATCGCCGACCTTATCGTCAATCGCCACGCGCGGGAGCAGGGCTGGCGGGTGGCCGAACATTTCGACAGGGCCTGGAATGTCGATATTGCCTATGCCGGCGATCCGATGTTCCGCCCGCGCGGCACGACGCCGGGGCATGCGCTGGAATGGAGTCGCCTTCTCGTCCAGCTCTGGCAGCTTGGCGGGCGGCAGGTGGAATGGCTGCCGGAGGCGGCCGCATCGCTCTTCAAGCACACCACGGAAATCGGCTGGGACCATTCGTCGGGGGGCTTTTTCTATACGCTCGACTGGAGCGACCGGCCCGACCAGAAAGATCACTTCTGGTGGCCCTGCGCGGAAGGCATCGCTGCCGCCGCCGTATTGGGGACTGCGCTGCCGGAACCGTTTTTCGAAACCTGGTATCGCCGCATCTGGGGCGTCGTCGCCAATCATTTCATCGACCGGCGCAATGGAAGCTGGCTTCCTGAACTCGACGCCGGAATGCGCCCGGTCAGCCGGGTCTTTACCGGACGACCGGACATCTACCACGCGGTGCAGGCATGTCTGATTCCGCTGCTACCTGCTGATGGCAGCATCACGCGCGGCCTCATGAAGGGCGATCTTCAACTCGGTTGA
- a CDS encoding sugar transferase — MDLNGRLFDTGAAAIGLLLASPVLLACALLIRLDSPGPALLRQVRIGENGKPFTCVKLRTMHADTGDRPTHEVGRSAVTRVGHFLRRTKLDELPQLWNVLAGDMNIVGPRPCLPTQLELIEARRKAGVLAMRPGITGVSQIAGVDMSDPERLAKLDATYRRSLSADLRIIAATILGAGQGDRTTSGA, encoded by the coding sequence ATGGACTTGAACGGAAGGCTTTTCGACACGGGCGCGGCGGCCATCGGCCTGCTGCTCGCATCGCCCGTGCTTCTGGCCTGCGCTTTGCTGATTCGGCTTGATTCGCCCGGTCCCGCCTTGTTGCGACAGGTGCGCATCGGCGAAAACGGCAAACCGTTCACATGTGTGAAGCTGCGCACCATGCATGCCGATACGGGCGACCGGCCAACGCATGAGGTGGGCCGGTCGGCGGTCACGCGCGTCGGTCATTTCCTGCGTCGCACCAAGCTCGATGAACTGCCCCAGCTCTGGAACGTTCTGGCGGGCGACATGAACATCGTTGGACCCCGCCCCTGCCTGCCGACCCAGCTTGAGTTGATCGAGGCGCGCAGGAAGGCGGGCGTGCTGGCCATGCGCCCCGGCATCACCGGCGTATCCCAGATCGCGGGCGTGGATATGTCCGATCCCGAGCGGCTTGCGAAGCTGGATGCGACCTACCGGCGCTCGCTCAGCGCGGACCTCAGGATCATCGCCGCGACGATCCTCGGCGCAGGGCAAGGCGACAGGACCACGAGCGGCGCATGA
- a CDS encoding NAD-glutamate dehydrogenase — protein sequence MDAKHKATSVKASTGNKPTPGKTGGETSRRRLAGFAKHLLDRAAPEDVAPYDENALARAAELAEQALLRHRRGDSIVSVDTDPAIALNGKPLTVVTVVNDNMPFLFDSILGEVTDAAGQPHFVTHPVLTVEHGKNGVQKLAAEAALKTDHGADKVSVIHIHVSRLSAEQVEALDKRLDRLVRQIRAVVRDWKPMLARLDQAISQFRYTPVPLDKHAVDEAIAFLEWLRDENFTFLGMREFKYSGTEKSGTLSRVKEPGLGILSDPDVVVLRRDTHSSPTTSEEVRAFLYGPDPLLVTKANAKSAVHRRAYLDYIGVKIFNAKGALAGELRIVGLFTSTAYTRSVMKIPYLRSKAETVLAKSGFDRSDHSGKTLINVLESYPRDELFQIPVPILRKHADAILGLLDRPRVRALVRVDQFDRFVSIIVFVPRDHYDSHVREKIGAYLKTIYDGRLSAYYPAFPEGGLARVHFIIGRSGGKTPKIDPATIEAGIRDIVRTWEDSVREASTGSEEDAVLVGMANRFPESYRNSFTPAEALVDARRIAALDAMNAIATDFYRAPGQKPEEASLRIYHFGTPVALSRRVPLLENMGFRVISERTFEVADENAAPVFVHDMQIETAYGKPLDLTDEGVLFEKTFLSVWHGEADNDGYNTLAQTAGLNPAELGILRAYGRYLQQAGIPQSQDFIAAALNRYPDISRGLHALFVAHLDPSQKNGEVTARHLKAKIKDALDDVPNIDDDTIIRRYVNLIEASLRTNHFAPVEPGQPRSLAIKLDPRAIDGLPEPRPWREIFVYGPEVEGVHLRFGPVARGGLRWSDRAQDYRTEVLGLVKAQQVKNAVIVPVGAKGGFFPKQLPAGGSRDAVFAAGTSAYINFVSSLLSITDNLDGNKIVPPKDVVRRDADDPYFVVAADKGTATFSDTANAISAAHHFWLDDAFASGGSAGYDHKKMGITARGAWEAVKRHFREMNRDIQTSPFTVVGVGDMSGDVFGNGMLLSEQTRLIAAFDHRDIFIDPDPNPAISFAERKRMFALPRSSWQDYDRSALSEGGMVISRAQKSVTLTAQAAAAIGLGKMVAAPAEILNAILKADVDLLWFGGIGTYVRASGETNQEVGDRANDAIRVTAAELRVKVIGEGANLGVTQRARIEYGLLGGACNSDAIDNSGGVNSSDVEVNIKIALAGAMRRNVLTRPARNRLLAEMTEEVAGLVLANNYEQTLALSLARKRGLLDLGHQARFMSILEGRGLLDRAVENLPSPTALAEREARNEPLTRAELGVLLAYAKIVLFSEIVASDVPDDGHFDRDLMAYFPDRMEKKYNQDIHGHRLRREIIARVLANDVINRGGPSFITKLQEASGRSAREVVRAFAVVRDGFHLPALFKEIDALDNRIDGQLQLDLYATVGRLIHTASAWDLKNGDEFSPIGAQIAALQEARRMLEPKLFALLPDFSRDRLAARRESWIAAGVPEKLAERISLTEVGELIPDIALVAKEAKSDVNAAAKAYFTLTEAFRVGRIEDAARALAPADYYEGLALTRAIDMTSAARRGMAVAALTRYADRPEPVAAWLEAGGERITRLRERLQALTEGSELTVSRLSVAAGLMGDLTGL from the coding sequence ATGGACGCCAAGCACAAAGCGACATCGGTCAAGGCAAGCACCGGCAACAAGCCCACTCCGGGCAAAACAGGGGGCGAAACATCCCGACGTCGACTCGCCGGATTCGCGAAGCACCTTCTCGACCGCGCTGCGCCGGAAGACGTTGCTCCTTATGATGAAAATGCGCTTGCCAGGGCGGCCGAACTCGCCGAGCAGGCGCTTCTGCGCCATCGCAGGGGCGACAGCATCGTTTCAGTCGACACCGATCCGGCCATCGCGCTCAACGGCAAGCCGCTGACGGTGGTGACGGTTGTCAACGACAACATGCCATTCCTGTTCGACTCCATTCTCGGCGAGGTGACCGACGCCGCCGGCCAGCCGCATTTCGTCACCCACCCGGTGCTCACGGTCGAGCACGGCAAGAACGGCGTCCAGAAGCTGGCGGCGGAAGCCGCACTCAAGACAGACCATGGGGCCGACAAGGTCAGCGTCATCCACATTCACGTCAGCCGCCTGAGCGCCGAACAGGTCGAGGCACTCGACAAGAGACTGGACAGGCTGGTCAGGCAGATCCGGGCCGTGGTGCGCGACTGGAAGCCGATGCTGGCGCGGCTCGACCAGGCGATCTCCCAGTTCCGCTACACGCCGGTGCCGCTCGACAAGCATGCGGTGGACGAGGCGATTGCCTTCCTCGAATGGCTGCGCGACGAGAATTTCACATTCCTCGGCATGCGCGAGTTCAAATATTCCGGAACCGAAAAGAGCGGTACGCTTTCGCGCGTCAAGGAACCCGGCCTCGGCATCCTTTCGGACCCCGACGTGGTGGTGCTGCGCCGCGACACGCACAGCAGTCCGACGACCAGCGAGGAGGTGCGCGCCTTCCTCTACGGCCCCGATCCGCTGCTCGTGACCAAGGCCAACGCCAAGTCGGCGGTGCATCGCCGGGCCTATCTCGACTATATCGGCGTCAAGATTTTCAATGCCAAGGGCGCGCTGGCGGGCGAGTTGCGCATCGTCGGCCTGTTCACCTCGACGGCCTACACGCGCTCGGTGATGAAGATCCCCTATCTGCGCTCCAAGGCCGAGACAGTGCTCGCCAAATCGGGCTTCGACCGCTCCGATCATTCCGGCAAGACGCTGATCAACGTGCTGGAGTCCTATCCTCGCGACGAACTGTTCCAGATCCCCGTCCCGATCCTGCGCAAGCATGCCGATGCGATCCTCGGCCTGCTCGACCGTCCCCGCGTGCGTGCGCTGGTGCGGGTGGACCAGTTCGACCGCTTCGTCTCGATCATCGTGTTCGTGCCGCGCGACCACTACGATTCGCATGTGCGCGAGAAGATTGGCGCCTACCTCAAGACGATCTATGACGGGCGGCTGTCCGCCTACTATCCGGCCTTCCCCGAGGGCGGTCTTGCCCGCGTCCATTTCATCATAGGGCGTTCGGGCGGCAAGACGCCGAAGATCGACCCCGCGACCATCGAGGCCGGCATCCGCGACATCGTGCGCACATGGGAAGATTCCGTGCGCGAAGCATCGACCGGCTCGGAGGAGGACGCGGTCCTCGTCGGCATGGCGAACCGCTTCCCCGAGAGCTACCGCAACAGCTTCACGCCGGCGGAGGCCCTTGTCGATGCACGCCGCATCGCCGCGCTCGACGCGATGAACGCCATCGCCACCGATTTCTACCGCGCGCCCGGCCAGAAGCCGGAAGAGGCGTCGCTCAGGATCTATCATTTCGGCACGCCCGTGGCGCTGTCCCGGCGCGTCCCGCTGCTTGAAAACATGGGGTTCAGGGTCATCAGCGAGCGCACCTTCGAAGTCGCTGATGAAAATGCGGCGCCGGTCTTTGTGCACGACATGCAGATCGAAACCGCCTACGGCAAGCCGCTCGACCTGACCGACGAAGGCGTGCTGTTCGAAAAGACGTTCCTTTCGGTCTGGCACGGCGAGGCCGACAATGACGGCTACAACACGCTGGCGCAGACGGCGGGCCTGAACCCGGCGGAACTCGGCATCCTGCGCGCCTATGGGCGCTACCTCCAGCAGGCGGGCATCCCGCAGAGCCAGGATTTCATCGCCGCCGCGCTGAACCGCTACCCGGACATTTCGCGCGGGCTGCACGCGCTCTTCGTGGCGCATCTCGATCCGTCGCAAAAGAACGGCGAGGTCACCGCGCGCCACCTCAAGGCCAAGATCAAGGACGCGCTGGACGATGTTCCGAACATCGACGACGACACCATCATCCGCCGCTATGTGAACCTCATCGAGGCATCGCTGCGCACCAATCATTTTGCGCCGGTCGAACCGGGTCAGCCGCGTTCGCTCGCCATCAAGCTCGATCCGCGCGCCATTGACGGGCTGCCCGAGCCGAGGCCCTGGCGCGAAATCTTTGTCTACGGCCCGGAGGTCGAAGGCGTGCACCTGCGTTTCGGTCCCGTCGCGCGCGGCGGCCTGCGCTGGTCCGACCGCGCGCAGGACTACCGGACCGAAGTGCTCGGCCTCGTGAAGGCGCAGCAGGTGAAGAATGCGGTCATCGTGCCGGTCGGCGCGAAGGGCGGCTTCTTCCCCAAGCAGCTTCCGGCAGGCGGCTCGCGCGATGCGGTCTTCGCGGCGGGCACCTCCGCCTATATCAATTTTGTCTCCAGCCTGCTGTCCATCACGGACAATCTCGACGGCAACAAGATCGTGCCGCCGAAGGATGTCGTGCGCCGCGATGCGGACGACCCCTATTTCGTCGTCGCGGCCGACAAGGGCACCGCGACTTTCTCCGACACGGCCAACGCCATCAGCGCCGCGCATCATTTCTGGCTGGACGACGCATTCGCCTCCGGCGGCTCGGCAGGCTACGACCACAAGAAAATGGGCATTACCGCGCGCGGCGCATGGGAAGCGGTGAAGCGGCATTTCCGGGAGATGAACCGGGACATCCAGACCTCCCCCTTCACCGTGGTGGGCGTCGGCGACATGTCGGGCGACGTGTTCGGCAACGGCATGCTGTTGTCCGAACAGACGAGGCTGATCGCGGCCTTCGACCATCGCGACATCTTCATCGACCCCGATCCGAACCCGGCGATTTCCTTCGCCGAGCGCAAGCGCATGTTCGCGCTGCCGCGTTCGAGCTGGCAGGACTATGACAGGTCGGCGCTCTCGGAAGGCGGCATGGTCATCTCGCGCGCCCAGAAATCGGTGACGCTCACGGCACAGGCCGCAGCCGCCATCGGGCTCGGCAAGATGGTCGCCGCGCCCGCCGAAATCCTCAACGCGATCCTCAAGGCCGATGTGGATCTGCTTTGGTTCGGCGGCATCGGCACCTATGTGCGCGCGTCCGGTGAAACCAATCAGGAGGTCGGGGACCGCGCCAACGACGCCATCCGCGTGACGGCGGCCGAACTGCGCGTCAAGGTCATCGGCGAAGGCGCGAACCTCGGCGTCACGCAACGCGCACGCATCGAATACGGCCTGCTGGGCGGGGCGTGCAATTCCGACGCCATCGACAATTCGGGCGGCGTGAACTCCTCCGACGTGGAGGTCAACATCAAGATCGCGCTGGCGGGCGCGATGCGCCGCAATGTGCTGACGCGCCCGGCCCGAAACCGCCTGCTCGCCGAAATGACGGAGGAAGTGGCCGGGCTGGTGCTCGCCAACAATTACGAGCAGACCCTTGCGCTTTCGCTCGCCCGCAAGCGCGGGCTGCTGGACCTCGGCCATCAGGCGCGGTTCATGAGCATTCTAGAGGGGCGCGGCCTGCTGGATCGCGCGGTCGAGAACCTGCCCTCGCCCACTGCGCTGGCCGAACGCGAGGCGCGCAACGAACCGCTGACGCGCGCCGAACTGGGCGTGCTGCTCGCCTATGCGAAGATCGTGCTGTTTTCCGAGATCGTTGCCAGCGACGTGCCGGATGACGGCCATTTCGACCGGGACCTGATGGCCTATTTCCCGGATCGCATGGAAAAGAAATACAATCAGGACATTCACGGGCACCGGCTGCGGCGCGAGATCATCGCCCGCGTGCTGGCAAACGATGTCATCAATCGCGGCGGCCCCTCGTTCATCACCAAATTGCAGGAAGCCTCGGGCCGCAGCGCGCGCGAGGTCGTCCGCGCCTTCGCGGTGGTGCGCGACGGGTTCCACCTGCCAGCGCTGTTCAAGGAGATCGACGCGCTCGACAACCGCATCGACGGGCAGTTGCAGCTCGACCTCTACGCCACCGTGGGGCGGCTGATCCATACGGCCAGCGCCTGGGACCTCAAGAACGGCGACGAGTTTTCGCCGATCGGCGCGCAGATCGCAGCGCTTCAGGAAGCGCGCCGCATGCTGGAGCCAAAGCTCTTCGCCCTGCTGCCGGATTTCTCCCGCGACAGGCTCGCCGCGCGCCGCGAAAGCTGGATCGCCGCGGGCGTTCCGGAGAAACTGGCCGAGCGCATCTCGCTGACTGAAGTCGGCGAACTCATTCCCGACATCGCGCTTGTCGCGAAGGAGGCGAAGTCTGACGTCAACGCGGCCGCGAAGGCCTATTTCACGCTGACGGAGGCATTCCGCGTCGGGCGGATCGAGGATGCCGCGCGCGCGCTGGCGCCCGCCGACTATTATGAGGGGCTGGCGCTGACCCGCGCGATCGACATGACCAGCGCTGCGCGCCGGGGGATGGCTGTCGCCGCGCTGACGCGCTATGCAGACAGGCCGGAGCCGGTGGCCGCATGGCTCGAAGCGGGCGGCGAGAGGATCACGCGCCTGCGCGAACGCCTGCAGGCGCTGACCGAAGGCAGCGAGTTGACGGTGTCCCGCCTTTCGGTCGCGGCGGGGTTGATGGGCGACCTGACCGGACTCTGA
- a CDS encoding NAD-dependent epimerase/dehydratase family protein — MKVAVTGTSGFVGTALVPLLMSQGHSVLTIRHGEPLPALDGADAVIHLGGLAHRTGRSTPTPEEFESANHTFTRDLAQRAQDAGIRRFVLVSTINVVAANKGVLTPDMPVNPLSPYGESKARAERAVLDLPEIGPVVLRPPLVYGKGPRANIRSLTRLALSPWPLPFASVNNRRSMVGLSNLIEAVTFAATAPGIEGRIFHVTDARPLSLREIVGTIRKSLGRPEHLFPAPVWLMRAIMQATGRSHMAEQLFGDLLVDGTALNIAGWNPRHPPEENLAAMAASLNRVEDRPS, encoded by the coding sequence ATGAAGGTCGCTGTCACCGGCACCAGCGGCTTCGTCGGAACGGCGCTTGTTCCGCTTCTGATGTCGCAGGGCCATTCGGTCCTGACGATCCGGCACGGAGAGCCGCTTCCGGCGCTCGATGGCGCGGACGCGGTGATTCACCTCGGAGGGCTGGCGCACCGGACCGGGCGCTCGACCCCGACGCCGGAGGAATTTGAAAGCGCCAACCACACTTTCACGCGCGACCTCGCGCAGCGCGCACAGGACGCGGGCATCCGCAGGTTCGTGCTTGTCTCGACGATCAATGTCGTTGCCGCCAACAAGGGCGTGCTCACGCCCGACATGCCCGTCAATCCGCTCAGCCCCTATGGCGAGTCCAAGGCGCGCGCCGAGCGCGCGGTGCTCGACTTGCCTGAGATAGGGCCGGTCGTCCTGCGCCCGCCTCTCGTCTATGGAAAAGGCCCCAGGGCGAATATCCGGAGCCTCACGCGGCTAGCGCTGTCACCGTGGCCGCTGCCCTTCGCTTCGGTCAACAACCGACGCAGCATGGTCGGCCTGTCCAACCTGATCGAGGCCGTCACGTTCGCGGCCACGGCTCCGGGCATTGAAGGCCGCATCTTCCACGTCACCGATGCGCGCCCGCTTTCGCTTCGCGAGATCGTGGGAACGATTCGAAAGAGCCTCGGTCGCCCGGAACACCTGTTCCCCGCGCCTGTCTGGCTGATGCGGGCGATTATGCAGGCAACGGGACGGTCGCACATGGCCGAACAGCTTTTCGGCGATCTGCTCGTGGACGGCACCGCCCTGAATATTGCGGGGTGGAACCCGCGCCACCCGCCCGAAGAGAACCTTGCGGCAATGGCCGCAAGCCTCAACCGAGTTGAAGATCGCCCTTCATGA